The following nucleotide sequence is from Dehalococcoidia bacterium.
GCAGGTGGCACCGGGCTCGACCGTGGCCGTGTTCGGCACCGGCGGTGTCGGCCTCTCCGCCATCCAAGGCGCCCGCATCGCCGGCGCCCGCATGATCATCGCCGTGGATGTGCACGAGCACAAGCTGGCCACCGCCAAGGAGCTGGGCGCCACCCACGGCGTGGACGCCAGCTCGACCGATGCGGTGAAGGCGATCCGCGAGCTGACCGGCGGCGGCGTGGACTACGCCTTCGAGGCGATCGGCCTGAAGCAGGCGGCGGAGCAGTGCTTCGAGTGCCTCAAGAACGGCGGGGTAGCCACGATCATCGGCATGATCCCCGTGGGGCAGAAGGTGGAGCTGGACGGGCCGTCCTTCCTGCGCGAGAAGAAGATCCAGGGCAGCAGCATGGGTTCGAACAAGTTCCGGATTCACATGCCGCAGTACATCGAGTTCTACCGGCAGGGGCGGCTGAAGCTCGATGAGATGATCACGCGGCGGGGGAAGCTGGACGACGTGAACGAGGCGATGCGGGCGATGAAGGCCGGCGAGGTCGCCAGAAGCGTCCTCATTCTCGACGAAGACGCCGTCAAGAGCGGCACGCGGGCAGCCGCGGCCGCGGCTCGGTAAACGCACATCCCGCGCGCGGAATAACGTCGCCCCGGCTCGACGCTGGTCGAGCCGGGGCGTGTAATGCTGTACAGGCTACATTCGGGGGAGAGGCGATTCGTGGATTGGCGCGAGCGGATCAGTCTTCATCCCGATGTGATGGGCGGGAAGCCGGTCATCCGCGGTACCCGGCTGAGCGTTGAATACATGCTCGATCTGCTGGCCGGCGGCAAGAAGGCGGCGGAGATCGTTGCCGCCTGGCCAGGCTTGACGGAAGACGACATCCGCGCCTGCATCGCCTACGGGCGCGATGCGGTGCACGCCGAACGCGTCTACGGCTACCGGCGCCCAGCCTGACCGTGCAGCTCTTGGCCGATGAAAATGTTCCCGGCCCCGTCGTGTTCGCACTGCGCGCCGCCGGGCACGATGTTGAATGGATCTACGAAGATGCCCGCGGGAGCGCCGATCGGGATCTCCTCTTCCGTGCAAGGGCGACGCAGCGCTACCTGTTGACCTTCGATCAAGATTTTGGCGCTCTCATCTTTCGTGATCGGCTGCCTCCCCCGATTGGCGTGATTCTTGTTCGGCTGGCAGCGGATCTGAATTGGAACAA
It contains:
- a CDS encoding zinc-binding dehydrogenase; this encodes EKMLLHENAVVKIDDAMPLDAAALIGCGVTTGVGAALNTAQVAPGSTVAVFGTGGVGLSAIQGARIAGARMIIAVDVHEHKLATAKELGATHGVDASSTDAVKAIRELTGGGVDYAFEAIGLKQAAEQCFECLKNGGVATIIGMIPVGQKVELDGPSFLREKKIQGSSMGSNKFRIHMPQYIEFYRQGRLKLDEMITRRGKLDDVNEAMRAMKAGEVARSVLILDEDAVKSGTRAAAAAAR
- a CDS encoding DUF433 domain-containing protein, with the translated sequence MDWRERISLHPDVMGGKPVIRGTRLSVEYMLDLLAGGKKAAEIVAAWPGLTEDDIRACIAYGRDAVHAERVYGYRRPA
- a CDS encoding DUF5615 family PIN-like protein, yielding MADENVPGPVVFALRAAGHDVEWIYEDARGSADRDLLFRARATQRYLLTFDQDFGALIFRDRLPPPIGVILVRLAADLNWNNMADLVVSAFESSPDWSGTFVVLDEQRLRLAPLPPALPGAGDVDNS